From a single Azospirillum fermentarium genomic region:
- a CDS encoding TerC family protein → MLGKPLWVWLTFAGVVVALLVFDLGLFNRKDHVMGVGESLRLSAFYIGAGALFGAWVWWWMGQTAGVSFFTGFLIEKSLSLDNVFVISLIFATFAIPREYQHRVLFWGILGVVVLRGIMIGAGTALVHNFEWMLWVFGAFLLLTGVKMLFSSHDEAPDIASNPVLRLARRVLRVSKDLHGHKFFVREPAPDGSGRRVLTATPLFLALVMVESADVIFAVDSVPAIFAITTDPYIVYTSNIFAILGLRALYFALAAMIHRFHYLKYALSIVLIFIGGKIIYTQLYGKVDPALSLAVTAALLAGGVVVSLIKSRNEQPTAAEALVESSASGENR, encoded by the coding sequence ATGCTCGGCAAACCGCTGTGGGTCTGGCTGACCTTCGCCGGCGTCGTGGTGGCGCTGCTGGTCTTCGACCTCGGCCTCTTCAACCGCAAGGACCATGTGATGGGCGTGGGCGAAAGCCTGCGCCTGTCGGCTTTCTACATCGGCGCCGGCGCGCTGTTCGGCGCGTGGGTGTGGTGGTGGATGGGACAGACCGCGGGCGTGTCGTTCTTCACAGGCTTCCTGATCGAAAAGAGCCTGTCGCTCGACAATGTGTTCGTCATCTCGCTGATCTTCGCCACCTTCGCCATTCCGCGCGAATACCAGCACCGTGTGCTGTTCTGGGGCATCCTGGGCGTGGTGGTGCTGCGCGGCATCATGATCGGCGCCGGCACGGCCCTGGTCCATAATTTCGAATGGATGCTGTGGGTGTTCGGCGCCTTCCTGCTGCTGACCGGCGTCAAGATGCTGTTCTCGTCCCATGACGAGGCGCCGGACATCGCGTCCAACCCGGTGCTGCGTCTGGCCCGCCGGGTGCTGCGGGTGTCGAAGGACCTGCACGGCCACAAATTCTTCGTGCGCGAGCCGGCGCCGGACGGGTCGGGCCGCCGGGTGCTGACCGCCACCCCGCTGTTCCTGGCGCTGGTGATGGTGGAAAGTGCCGACGTGATCTTCGCGGTGGACAGCGTGCCGGCGATCTTCGCCATCACCACCGACCCGTACATCGTCTACACCTCCAACATCTTCGCCATCCTGGGGCTGCGGGCGCTGTACTTCGCCCTGGCCGCCATGATCCACCGCTTCCATTACCTGAAATACGCGCTGTCGATCGTGCTGATCTTCATCGGCGGCAAGATCATCTACACCCAGCTTTACGGCAAGGTGGACCCCGCCCTGTCGCTGGCGGTGACCGCGGCGCTGCTGGCCGGCGGCGTGGTGGTGTCGCTGATCAAATCGCGCAACGAACAGCCGACCGCGGCGGAAGCCCTGGTGGAATCCTCCGCGTCCGGCGAGAACCGCTAA
- a CDS encoding MucR family transcriptional regulator yields the protein MPIDTSELQALTAKVVAAYVGNNSVAVADLPTVINNVQAAFRGLGEDKPAAARVEQTPAVPIKKSVTPEYIVCLEDGKKLKMLKRHLKTVYDMTPDEYRAKWSLPPEYPMVAPNYAKARSEMATKLGLGRKKTVTD from the coding sequence ATGCCCATCGATACTTCCGAGCTCCAGGCCCTGACCGCCAAGGTGGTCGCGGCCTATGTCGGCAATAATTCCGTGGCGGTGGCCGATCTGCCCACCGTCATCAATAATGTCCAGGCGGCCTTCCGCGGCCTGGGTGAGGACAAGCCCGCGGCCGCCCGCGTGGAACAGACCCCGGCGGTTCCGATCAAGAAGTCGGTGACCCCCGAATACATCGTCTGCCTGGAAGACGGGAAGAAGCTGAAGATGCTGAAGCGGCATCTGAAGACCGTCTATGACATGACCCCCGACGAATACCGCGCCAAGTGGAGCCTGCCCCCGGAATATCCGATGGTGGCCCCGAACTACGCCAAGGCACGGTCGGAAATGGCGACCAAGCTGGGATTGGGCCGCAAGAAGACGGTCACCGACTGA
- a CDS encoding zinc-finger domain-containing protein, translating to MQPNDTTSTDIIEVETPTVGCDGGGGSLGHPTVYLTLEKSGRVECPYCSRVFTLKAGAAVGGHGH from the coding sequence ATGCAGCCCAACGACACCACCTCCACCGACATCATCGAAGTGGAAACCCCGACGGTCGGCTGCGACGGTGGCGGCGGCTCGCTCGGCCACCCCACGGTCTATCTGACCCTGGAAAAGAGCGGCCGAGTCGAGTGCCCCTATTGCTCCCGCGTGTTCACGCTGAAGGCCGGTGCCGCCGTCGGCGGTCACGGACACTGA
- a CDS encoding putative bifunctional diguanylate cyclase/phosphodiesterase, translating into MSHETEEQYRSIFENAVEGIYQTTIDGRYIRVNPALARIYGYTDPHDLVQNLTDIAGQLYVDPGRREAFAHLMESQGVVHSFEARVFRRDGTVIWISENARCVRDAAGNIRFYEGTVQDITERKQHEEKIRLLATVFASVADGILIVDQALRVQAVNPAYLAIGGYETEELVGQPLVLFQPGAHERTFIEAIWDTASHTGRWQGEVASFRRTGESFAAQLSVTAVTSPSGHLEHYVLTIADISQRKFQEHQIRYQASFDRLTDLPNRWLACERLEEAILRTQRGPTKVAVAFIDLNRFKQVNDTLGHQAGDELLKLVARRLRNCTRVSDTVGRLGGDEFLVVAPDAADRKAGSRLAEKILYSMSEPFTVHGQEIYCGASVGIAFYPDDGDSADQLLRNADLAMYHAKRNPGRRWVEYDHTMRDRTGYHLNLESDLRRAIGTDEFELFYQPKVRMPQRTIIGAEALIRWRHPVRGLVSPAEFIPLAEDTGLIWDIGAWTLQTAARALAKWRREGLEVGVVSVNLSPRQFQDARLVGFVRSVIESSGVPPELVELELTEGAMIGDIEKAVGLLNGLKDIGVRLSIDDFGTGYSSLAYLKRFPIDTLKIDRSFVRDIVKSPTDPAIVHTIVNLAESLGFATIAEGVETLDQADMLARQRCRNIQGYLISRPLEQSAFEAFVRQHQSSCATEVA; encoded by the coding sequence ATGAGCCACGAAACCGAAGAGCAGTACCGCAGCATTTTCGAAAATGCCGTCGAGGGCATTTATCAGACCACGATCGACGGGCGGTACATCCGCGTCAATCCTGCCCTGGCCCGTATCTACGGCTACACCGACCCCCATGATCTGGTCCAGAACCTGACGGATATTGCCGGTCAGCTCTATGTGGACCCCGGCCGGCGCGAAGCCTTCGCCCACCTGATGGAAAGCCAGGGGGTGGTGCACAGTTTCGAGGCGCGGGTGTTCCGCCGCGACGGCACCGTCATCTGGATCTCGGAAAACGCGCGCTGCGTGCGCGATGCCGCCGGCAACATCCGTTTCTACGAAGGCACCGTCCAGGACATCACCGAACGCAAGCAGCACGAGGAGAAGATCCGGCTGCTGGCCACCGTCTTCGCGTCGGTGGCCGACGGTATCCTGATCGTCGATCAGGCTCTGCGGGTGCAGGCGGTCAACCCGGCCTATCTCGCCATCGGCGGGTACGAGACGGAGGAGCTGGTGGGGCAGCCGCTGGTGCTGTTCCAGCCCGGCGCCCACGAGCGCACCTTCATCGAGGCCATCTGGGACACCGCGTCCCACACCGGCCGGTGGCAGGGGGAGGTGGCGAGCTTCCGCCGCACGGGCGAAAGCTTTGCCGCCCAGTTGTCGGTCACCGCCGTGACCTCGCCGTCGGGGCATCTGGAACATTACGTCCTGACCATCGCCGACATCAGCCAGCGCAAATTCCAGGAACACCAGATCCGCTATCAGGCCAGCTTCGACCGGCTGACCGACCTGCCCAACCGCTGGCTGGCCTGCGAGCGGCTGGAAGAGGCGATCCTGCGCACCCAGCGCGGGCCGACCAAGGTGGCGGTGGCCTTCATCGACCTCAACCGCTTCAAGCAGGTGAACGACACGCTGGGCCATCAGGCCGGCGACGAGCTGCTGAAGCTGGTGGCCCGGCGCCTGCGCAACTGCACCCGCGTGTCGGACACGGTGGGCCGGCTGGGCGGCGACGAGTTCCTGGTGGTCGCCCCCGACGCCGCCGACCGCAAGGCCGGCTCGCGGCTGGCGGAAAAAATCCTCTATTCCATGAGCGAACCGTTCACGGTCCATGGGCAGGAGATCTATTGCGGCGCCTCGGTGGGCATCGCCTTCTACCCCGACGACGGGGATTCGGCGGACCAGCTTCTGCGCAACGCCGATCTGGCCATGTACCACGCCAAGCGCAATCCGGGCCGGCGCTGGGTGGAATACGACCACACCATGCGCGACCGCACCGGATACCATCTCAATCTGGAAAGCGACCTGCGCCGCGCCATCGGCACCGACGAATTCGAGCTGTTCTATCAGCCCAAGGTGCGGATGCCCCAGCGCACCATCATCGGGGCGGAGGCGCTGATCCGCTGGCGCCATCCGGTGCGCGGCCTCGTTTCCCCGGCGGAGTTCATTCCGCTGGCCGAGGACACGGGCCTGATCTGGGACATCGGCGCCTGGACGCTGCAGACCGCCGCCCGCGCGCTGGCCAAATGGCGGCGGGAAGGGCTGGAGGTGGGCGTGGTGTCGGTCAACCTGTCGCCCCGCCAGTTCCAGGACGCCCGTCTGGTGGGCTTCGTCCGCTCGGTGATCGAATCCTCGGGCGTGCCGCCGGAACTGGTGGAACTGGAGTTGACCGAAGGCGCCATGATCGGCGACATCGAAAAGGCTGTGGGGCTGCTGAACGGGCTGAAGGACATCGGTGTGCGGCTGTCCATCGACGATTTCGGCACCGGCTATTCGTCGCTGGCGTACCTGAAGCGCTTCCCCATCGACACGCTGAAGATCGACCGCAGCTTCGTGCGCGACATCGTGAAGTCGCCCACCGACCCGGCCATCGTCCACACCATCGTCAATCTGGCCGAAAGCCTGGGCTTCGCCACCATCGCCGAGGGGGTGGAGACGCTGGATCAGGCCGACATGCTGGCCCGCCAGCGCTGCCGCAACATCCAGGGCTATCTCATCAGCCGCCCGCTGGAGCAGTCGGCCTTCGAAGCCTTCGTCCGCCAGCATCAGTCATCCTGCGCCACGGAAGTGGCGTAG
- a CDS encoding HAD family hydrolase: MAPLPPLFLDLDGVLADFDRGVRAVTGRFPHEMSVRALWAAAGRHPDFFATLEFTPGGRDLWDFCAPHRPTILTGLPLGTWAAPQKRRWVAEKLGADVPVITCMARDKHCHAVAGAVLVDDREKARPPWEGAGGAFIRHTDAASTIAALRRMGF; encoded by the coding sequence ATGGCCCCGTTGCCGCCGCTGTTCCTCGACCTCGATGGTGTTCTGGCCGATTTCGACCGGGGGGTGAGGGCGGTGACGGGGCGCTTTCCCCATGAGATGAGCGTGCGCGCCCTGTGGGCGGCGGCGGGACGTCACCCGGATTTCTTCGCCACGCTGGAGTTCACGCCCGGCGGGCGGGATCTGTGGGATTTCTGCGCCCCTCACCGGCCCACCATCCTGACCGGCCTGCCGCTGGGCACCTGGGCCGCGCCGCAGAAACGGCGGTGGGTGGCGGAAAAACTGGGGGCGGATGTGCCGGTCATCACCTGCATGGCCCGCGACAAACATTGCCACGCGGTGGCCGGCGCCGTTCTGGTGGACGACCGGGAGAAGGCCCGCCCCCCCTGGGAAGGGGCGGGCGGGGCCTTCATCCGCCACACGGATGCCGCGTCCACCATCGCGGCGCTCCGGCGGATGGGCTTTTAG
- a CDS encoding IS5 family transposase — MHARCDRTGRPLAFIVTGGEASDSKQLIPLMEIPLEIPSPKALLADAGYDSDANREHLLIRAIRPIIKPNPTRKTMPAFDKEAYKARNKIERMFNKLKQMRRVATRYDKTRSSFIAFVKLAAIRIWIPTFVHRA, encoded by the coding sequence ATCCACGCACGGTGCGATCGGACCGGGCGGCCCCTGGCCTTCATCGTGACCGGGGGCGAGGCATCCGACAGCAAGCAATTGATCCCTTTGATGGAAATCCCGCTGGAGATCCCCTCTCCCAAGGCCCTGCTCGCCGATGCCGGTTATGATAGCGATGCCAACCGTGAGCATTTGCTGATCCGGGCTATCCGTCCGATCATCAAGCCGAACCCAACCCGCAAGACAATGCCCGCTTTTGACAAGGAGGCCTACAAGGCTCGCAACAAAATCGAAAGAATGTTCAACAAACTCAAACAGATGAGGCGGGTCGCAACCCGTTATGACAAGACCCGCTCTTCCTTCATCGCCTTCGTCAAGCTCGCCGCTATTCGTATTTGGATACCAACCTTTGTCCACAGAGCCTAG
- a CDS encoding polysaccharide pyruvyl transferase family protein, producing the protein MTVIGISGSYGGLNLGDEAILTAAVEQLRATVPGVEIVVFSRNADHTRAGHAVDRVVSPREAMKDDIQPEVERLDLLLLGGGGILYDAEAQTYLREAVIAQRRGIPTATFAIGVGPLKAPAEREAVRDGMNRMHTITVREASAKRLLEEIGVTVPVEVTADPALLLAPEPFTDAMLAEAGIPRNRPLVGLSVREQGVAAPDLSAAAYHKLLAEAADFIIERFDADVVFVPMERADVREAHKVMGEMTLAERAHRLTYSYTPRQIMGLMQHLDMVVGMRLHFMIFAAVTGTPLIALPYASKVSDFLVSLGLEPRPLHTTAGTFLADLDRLWDHRATQKALLREAVPTLQERARRTAPRIAEVVTGQSGTR; encoded by the coding sequence ATGACGGTCATCGGCATATCGGGGTCTTACGGCGGCCTCAATCTGGGGGACGAGGCCATCCTGACGGCGGCGGTGGAGCAGTTGCGCGCCACCGTGCCGGGGGTGGAAATCGTCGTCTTCTCCCGCAACGCCGACCACACCCGCGCCGGCCACGCGGTGGACCGGGTGGTCAGCCCGCGCGAGGCCATGAAGGACGACATCCAGCCGGAGGTGGAGCGGCTCGACCTGCTGCTGCTGGGCGGCGGCGGCATCCTCTATGACGCGGAGGCGCAGACCTACCTGCGCGAAGCGGTGATCGCCCAGCGCCGCGGCATCCCCACCGCCACCTTTGCGATTGGTGTCGGCCCCCTGAAAGCCCCGGCGGAGCGGGAGGCGGTGCGCGACGGCATGAACCGCATGCACACCATCACCGTGCGCGAGGCGTCGGCCAAGCGGCTGCTGGAAGAGATCGGCGTGACCGTGCCGGTGGAGGTGACCGCCGACCCGGCCCTGCTGCTGGCCCCCGAGCCCTTCACCGACGCCATGCTGGCCGAGGCCGGCATCCCCCGCAACCGGCCCCTGGTCGGGCTGTCGGTGCGCGAACAGGGGGTGGCCGCCCCCGACCTGTCGGCGGCGGCGTACCACAAGCTGCTGGCCGAGGCCGCCGACTTCATCATCGAACGCTTCGACGCCGACGTGGTGTTCGTGCCCATGGAACGGGCCGACGTGCGCGAAGCGCACAAGGTCATGGGCGAGATGACCCTGGCCGAGCGCGCCCACCGGCTGACCTACAGCTACACGCCCCGGCAGATCATGGGGCTGATGCAGCACCTGGACATGGTGGTGGGGATGCGGCTGCACTTCATGATCTTCGCCGCGGTGACCGGCACGCCGCTGATCGCCTTGCCCTACGCCTCCAAGGTATCGGATTTCCTGGTGTCGCTGGGGTTGGAGCCGCGGCCGCTGCACACCACCGCCGGCACCTTCCTGGCCGATCTCGACCGGCTGTGGGATCACCGCGCCACGCAAAAGGCGCTGCTGCGCGAGGCCGTGCCCACCCTGCAGGAACGCGCCCGCCGCACCGCCCCCCGCATCGCCGAGGTGGTGACGGGGCAATCCGGCACCCGATGA
- a CDS encoding acetoacetate--CoA ligase, which produces MDRGRITVTDASPLWQPSPERIEQAAVTRFRAAVNARFGLSLADYDALWDWSVAKAEDFWRFLWDWAGVVGDPGAVVLADGHRMPGAQWFPQARLNYAENLLAGAPNGEAVVFWGEDKVKRRWSGAELRAEVSRLQQALRAAGVGPGDRVAAYMPNMPETLAAMLATVSLGGVWSSCSPDFGVQGVVDRFGQIEPKVLFVPDAYYYAGKAHDVRGKAAEVMKDLPTVTHAVVVPYVNADADVSVVPRGVAYRDFLAPHAAGDVTYERMPFNHPLAILYSSGTTGKPKCIVHGAGGTLLQHIKEHRLHCDLNSGDRFFYFTTCGWMMWNWLMTGLASGTTLCLYDGSPFHPDGTILFDYADAEKVTLFGTSAKFIQTLEKSGLTPARTHDLSSVRTLTSTGSPLMPENFDFVYDGIKRDIHLASISGGTDIVSCFVLGSPVLPVWKGEIQTRGLGMAVEAFSDDGHPVRGEKGELVCVKPFPSMPVGFWNDPDGARYKAAYFERFANVWHHGDFIEQTEHGGWVIYGRSDAVLNPGGVRIGTAEIYRQVEQLPEILEAVCIGQDWDGDVRVVLFVVLRPGLTLDKALEDTIRRRIRDNCSPRHVPARIVPVTDIPRTRSGKITELAVRDAVHDRAIKNTEALSNPEALDQFRGRTELQG; this is translated from the coding sequence ATGGATCGAGGGAGGATTACCGTGACCGACGCATCACCGCTGTGGCAGCCGTCGCCCGAGCGCATCGAACAGGCCGCCGTCACCCGTTTCCGCGCCGCCGTCAACGCGCGCTTCGGCCTGTCGCTCGCCGACTATGACGCGCTGTGGGACTGGTCGGTGGCGAAGGCGGAGGATTTCTGGCGCTTCCTGTGGGATTGGGCCGGGGTGGTGGGCGATCCGGGGGCGGTGGTCCTGGCCGACGGCCACCGCATGCCCGGTGCCCAGTGGTTCCCCCAGGCGCGGCTGAACTACGCCGAAAACCTGCTGGCCGGTGCGCCCAACGGCGAGGCCGTGGTGTTCTGGGGCGAGGACAAGGTGAAGCGCCGCTGGTCCGGCGCCGAGCTGCGGGCCGAGGTGTCGCGGCTGCAGCAGGCGCTGCGCGCCGCCGGTGTCGGTCCGGGGGACCGGGTGGCCGCCTATATGCCCAACATGCCGGAAACCCTGGCCGCCATGCTGGCCACGGTGTCGCTGGGGGGGGTGTGGTCGTCGTGCTCGCCCGATTTCGGCGTGCAGGGGGTGGTTGACCGCTTCGGCCAGATCGAGCCCAAGGTGCTGTTCGTCCCCGACGCCTATTATTACGCCGGCAAGGCCCACGACGTGCGGGGCAAGGCGGCGGAGGTGATGAAGGATCTGCCCACCGTCACCCACGCCGTGGTGGTTCCCTATGTGAACGCCGATGCGGATGTGAGCGTGGTGCCGCGCGGCGTTGCCTACCGCGATTTCCTGGCGCCCCATGCGGCGGGGGATGTCACGTACGAGCGGATGCCGTTCAACCACCCGCTGGCGATCCTCTATTCCTCCGGCACCACCGGCAAGCCCAAGTGCATCGTGCACGGGGCCGGCGGCACGCTGTTGCAGCACATCAAGGAACACCGGCTGCACTGCGACCTGAACTCCGGCGACCGCTTCTTCTATTTCACCACCTGCGGGTGGATGATGTGGAACTGGCTGATGACCGGACTGGCCAGCGGCACCACCCTGTGCCTGTACGACGGTTCCCCCTTCCACCCCGACGGCACCATCCTGTTCGACTATGCCGACGCGGAGAAGGTCACGCTGTTCGGCACCTCGGCCAAGTTCATCCAGACCCTGGAAAAGAGCGGGCTGACCCCGGCCAGAACCCACGATCTGTCCAGCGTGCGGACCCTGACCTCCACCGGGTCGCCGCTGATGCCGGAGAATTTCGATTTCGTCTATGACGGCATCAAGCGGGATATCCACCTCGCCTCCATCTCCGGCGGCACCGACATCGTGAGCTGCTTCGTGCTGGGCAGCCCGGTCCTGCCGGTGTGGAAGGGGGAGATCCAGACCCGTGGTCTGGGCATGGCGGTGGAAGCCTTCAGCGACGACGGCCACCCCGTGCGCGGGGAAAAGGGCGAGCTGGTGTGCGTGAAGCCGTTCCCGTCCATGCCGGTCGGTTTCTGGAACGACCCGGATGGGGCGCGGTACAAGGCCGCCTATTTCGAGCGCTTCGCCAACGTCTGGCACCACGGCGACTTCATCGAGCAGACGGAGCACGGCGGCTGGGTGATCTATGGCCGGTCCGACGCGGTGCTGAACCCCGGCGGCGTGCGCATCGGCACCGCCGAGATCTACCGTCAGGTGGAGCAACTGCCGGAAATCCTGGAAGCCGTGTGCATCGGCCAGGATTGGGACGGTGACGTCCGCGTCGTTCTGTTCGTGGTGCTGCGCCCCGGCCTGACCCTCGATAAGGCGCTGGAGGACACCATCCGCCGCCGCATCCGCGACAACTGCTCGCCGCGCCACGTGCCGGCCCGCATCGTGCCGGTGACCGATATTCCGCGCACCCGCTCCGGCAAGATCACCGAACTGGCGGTGCGCGACGCCGTGCATGACCGGGCGATCAAGAACACCGAAGCCCTGTCGAACCCGGAAGCCCTGGACCAGTTCCGCGGGCGGACGGAATTGCAGGGGTAG
- a CDS encoding IS5 family transposase produces the protein MERGEISDGEWAVIGPLLPSERGRGCRPAHDNRRFFNGINYVLRTGIPWRDLPERYGNWNSIFRRFRRWCVQGVFDEILETLVELGITDDWKDQMVDSTTVRGHSQAAGAKGGPARRDLVVRAAALRARSTHGAIGPGGPWPSS, from the coding sequence ATGGAGCGCGGGGAGATATCGGATGGCGAATGGGCGGTGATTGGCCCGCTTTTGCCTTCGGAGCGCGGGCGAGGCTGCCGGCCAGCCCATGACAATCGCCGTTTTTTCAACGGGATAAACTATGTTTTGCGTACTGGTATTCCCTGGCGGGACTTGCCGGAGCGCTATGGAAACTGGAATTCGATCTTTCGACGGTTCCGGCGCTGGTGTGTCCAAGGGGTCTTCGACGAGATCCTCGAAACGCTGGTCGAGTTGGGCATTACCGACGACTGGAAGGATCAGATGGTCGATAGCACGACGGTTCGGGGTCACAGCCAAGCCGCGGGCGCAAAAGGGGGACCTGCGCGGCGGGATTTGGTCGTTCGCGCGGCGGCTTTACGAGCAAGATCCACGCACGGTGCGATCGGACCGGGCGGCCCCTGGCCTTCATCGTGA
- a CDS encoding FAD-dependent oxidoreductase: MPVLTPPDRRETVTLPPRQAVKAARCRVLVVGGGPAGMGAAMGAAQAGADTILVERYGFLGGNATAALVMPWMSFYTQRGSATTVDPTRLMPQDHGPGEPVVGGALATILGRLYAIGGAVPPSPATGFTVPFDPEVLKPALQSVLDDMGVRVLLHAFASGITGDTGRPTGVVFETKSGPLVIEADTIIDATGDGDIAAFAGAPYDVGREEDGLVQPVTLMFRLMGMDHGAFNGYIRANPGQWKGVNGLWDLVSKATGAGDLTLPREDILFFATTHPGEVALNCTRVTGVLGTDVWDLTRAEWESHRQMAQIAAFMKKYVPGFADAHLCQSGVQVGVRETRRIRGAYTMTGDDVLDARKFPDAIARGTYPVDIHSPTGKGTRLDRLPSGEWYEIPLGCLLPQEVEGLLMAGRCISGTHEAHSSYRVTPTCMATGQAAGVAAALAAKAGERPRAVPVAAVQRELLRQGALLRPPMEEAAD; the protein is encoded by the coding sequence ATGCCTGTTCTGACGCCCCCGGACCGACGCGAAACCGTGACACTGCCGCCGCGCCAGGCGGTGAAGGCGGCGCGGTGCCGGGTGCTGGTGGTGGGCGGCGGTCCCGCCGGGATGGGGGCCGCCATGGGCGCGGCGCAGGCCGGGGCCGACACCATCCTGGTGGAGCGGTACGGTTTCCTGGGCGGCAACGCCACCGCCGCGTTGGTCATGCCGTGGATGAGCTTCTACACCCAGCGCGGATCGGCCACCACCGTGGATCCCACCCGCCTGATGCCGCAGGACCACGGGCCGGGCGAGCCGGTGGTGGGCGGCGCGCTGGCCACCATCCTGGGGCGGCTCTACGCCATCGGCGGGGCGGTGCCGCCGTCGCCGGCCACCGGCTTCACCGTGCCCTTCGACCCCGAGGTGTTGAAGCCGGCGCTGCAAAGCGTGCTGGACGACATGGGGGTGCGGGTGCTGCTGCACGCGTTTGCCTCCGGCATCACGGGGGACACCGGGCGGCCCACCGGCGTGGTGTTCGAAACCAAATCCGGCCCGCTGGTGATCGAGGCCGACACCATCATCGACGCCACCGGCGACGGCGACATCGCCGCCTTTGCCGGCGCCCCCTATGACGTGGGGCGGGAGGAGGACGGGCTGGTCCAGCCCGTGACCCTGATGTTCCGGCTGATGGGCATGGATCACGGGGCCTTCAACGGCTACATCCGGGCCAACCCCGGCCAGTGGAAGGGGGTGAACGGCCTGTGGGATCTGGTGTCGAAGGCCACGGGCGCCGGCGACCTGACCCTGCCGCGGGAGGACATCCTGTTCTTCGCCACCACCCATCCGGGCGAAGTGGCGCTGAACTGCACCCGCGTCACCGGGGTTCTGGGCACCGACGTGTGGGATCTGACACGGGCGGAATGGGAAAGCCACCGCCAGATGGCCCAGATCGCCGCCTTCATGAAAAAATACGTCCCCGGCTTCGCCGATGCTCACCTGTGCCAGAGCGGCGTGCAGGTGGGCGTGCGCGAGACCCGGCGCATCCGCGGTGCCTATACGATGACCGGCGACGATGTGCTGGACGCCCGCAAGTTTCCCGACGCCATCGCCCGCGGCACCTATCCCGTGGACATCCACAGCCCCACCGGCAAGGGCACCCGGCTGGACCGGCTGCCGTCGGGGGAATGGTACGAGATCCCGCTGGGCTGCCTGCTGCCGCAGGAGGTGGAGGGGCTTTTGATGGCGGGCCGCTGCATCTCCGGCACCCACGAGGCCCATTCCTCCTACCGCGTCACCCCCACCTGCATGGCGACGGGTCAGGCCGCGGGTGTGGCCGCCGCCCTGGCCGCCAAGGCGGGCGAACGGCCCCGCGCCGTGCCGGTGGCCGCCGTGCAGCGGGAGTTGCTGCGCCAGGGCGCCCTGCTGCGCCCGCCGATGGAGGAGGCGGCGGATTGA
- a CDS encoding ABC transporter ATP-binding protein produces the protein MADHEMSPPAASTLPAYAVEIRGLTKTYRGSSRMPPKTALTGIDLAIPRGSVFGLLGPNGAGKSTLINIMAGLVNKTSGSVAIWGTDIDARPRQARASIGVVPQELNMDPFFTPFELLELQAGLFGVPKSQRRTAALLQAVGLADKANAYARTLSGGMKRRLMVAKAMVHTPPVLVLDEPTAGVDIELRRQLWDHVRALNAAGTTVLLTTHYLQEAEELCDTIAIIDRGTVVACEPTRQLLRRIDAKALTIQTDRDLTAVPDALAGFTAELADPRHVTIRYQPSRQRVDAILAAVSAAGLTITDLTTEESDLEDIFLQLTGGAHDAA, from the coding sequence ATGGCCGACCACGAGATGTCCCCGCCCGCAGCCTCCACCCTGCCCGCCTATGCCGTCGAGATCCGCGGCCTGACCAAGACCTACCGCGGATCGTCCCGCATGCCGCCCAAGACGGCGCTGACCGGCATCGACCTGGCGATCCCGCGCGGATCGGTGTTCGGGCTTCTGGGGCCGAACGGGGCGGGCAAGTCCACGCTCATCAACATCATGGCCGGGCTGGTCAACAAGACGTCCGGCAGCGTGGCGATCTGGGGCACCGACATCGACGCCCGCCCGCGCCAGGCCCGCGCGTCCATCGGCGTGGTGCCGCAAGAGTTGAACATGGACCCCTTCTTCACGCCCTTCGAGCTGCTGGAGCTGCAGGCGGGGCTGTTCGGGGTGCCGAAATCCCAGCGCCGCACCGCCGCCCTGCTGCAGGCGGTGGGGCTGGCGGACAAGGCCAACGCCTATGCCCGCACGCTGTCGGGCGGCATGAAGCGGCGGCTGATGGTGGCCAAGGCCATGGTGCACACCCCGCCCGTGCTGGTGCTGGACGAACCCACCGCCGGGGTGGACATCGAATTGCGCCGGCAGCTGTGGGACCATGTGCGCGCCCTGAACGCCGCCGGCACCACCGTGCTGCTGACCACCCATTACCTGCAGGAAGCGGAAGAGCTGTGCGACACCATCGCCATCATCGACCGCGGCACGGTGGTGGCGTGCGAGCCGACCCGTCAGCTTCTGCGCCGCATCGACGCCAAGGCACTGACCATCCAGACCGACCGCGACCTGACGGCGGTGCCGGACGCGCTGGCCGGCTTCACCGCCGAACTGGCCGACCCCCGCCACGTCACCATCCGCTATCAGCCCAGCCGGCAGCGGGTCGATGCCATCCTGGCGGCGGTGTCGGCGGCGGGCCTGACCATCACCGACCTGACCACCGAGGAATCGGATCTGGAAGATATTTTCCTGCAACTGACGGGCGGGGCGCATGACGCAGCATAG